TTGGAGGAGTGCCAGGACAAGAAAGGCTTGGATTTAGGTATTGGGAGCACGGGAGGGCATTTAAAGCGTACAAGACGGCGGGTGATTTGGGAAAGTTTCTGGGATTTGTGAATGCTTTGGTATTGGCACTTTTCGCGTACATAGGTACTGAATTGATTGGTGTCACTGTTGGCGAGGCAAAGGTAAACAATTTCCCAAATTTGTTCTTGCGAAATGGAAGCTGACTGTACGCGTAGAACCCACGAAAAACTGTCCCTTCTGCTATTCGTAAAACTTTTCTCCGTATCATTTTCTTCTATGTCTTCTCCTCACTCTTAGTCGGTATGATCGTTgattcttcctcacctttGCTCGCCCAAGCCGCCAAGAAGGGTACCTCAGGTGGTGCTAGCGCTTCTCCTTTCGTTGTCGCTATTGAGTCTGCGGGTATCAAAGTTCTGCCCGCTATCATAAACGCTTGGTAAATTTTCCTGCCAACCTTTTGGGAATGTTACTCACGCCCAGTCACAGCATCTTGATTTTCACCATCTCCGCCGCCAACTCTGATCAGTACATTGCCTCACGAACGCTCTATGGCATGGCCAAGGACGGAAATATGCCCCGCATTTTCACCAAGTGTAATAGCCGAGGCGTCCCCTGGGTAGCCTTCATATTTACCGCCATGTTCATGGGTTTGGCGTACCTTGTTGCTAGCAGCGATGCGCTTTCTGTATTCAATTACTTTGTCAACTCTGTTACAATCTTTGGTGGACTTACTTGGGTAAGAGAGGCTAGATAACACGGAAAGATACGAAATTGACGTATTTTAgatctccatcctctcttcccacgTCGCCTTCATGCGCGGAATGAAAGCTCAAGGCATCTCACGAGACACTCTTCCTTACAAATCTCCCCTTCAGCCATACTTCACCTACTGCTCCTTATTTTTTACCTGTCTCGTTTGTTTCTTCAAGGGCTTTGACGGGTTTATGCCTTGGGACTACAAGGCATTCATCACCAACTACATCGGTATCCCGATCTATGTCATTGCTTATATTGGTTTCAAGCGTAAGTGCTGGAGGATAGGTGACGATAATGTTTGACGAATCTATGTAGTGATCCGAAAAACCAAGGCGGTCAAGATGTGGGAGATGGACCTTACTACTGGGGCTCGAGAGTTCCACGATCTGGATGAggaaacagaagaagagcaacaATACAAGTCGATGTCATTCAAGCAGAAAGTAATCTATCAAATCAAAAACTGGTAAAAATACTTGGCATTTTGAAGGGTTAATCAAAATCTGTTAGCATAGGATAGGAAATCTTGTAGTGAAGTACAGCACGACCCTGATGTAAACATATTATTTGCGAGACACCATATATCTGCGTGTAATTTGACAATGCTTGGATACAAGCAGCGCGAGCTAGCCACCACCCGAAGTCAAGGATCTTTCGTCAGTTAGTAAGGTCTTCTAATTGGGAAGGCCCCAAATGTGGTGTGCATTCACAACATGAGATACATCTACGCATCCTAATGGGCCCAGTGGGATGCAATTTATATTGCGTAGTGATGAAGTCAGCCGATGGGAGCCGATGACTGATCAGTGTTGGAGTCAGTGTATAGTTGGTGTTGCATTGAAGGTTGTGATTTTGCAGAATGATATCGACATGAGCTCAGTAATCTCCCCTTATTAAAAAGGTGATGAGATGTTaaggctcgacacaagccaCCCCCCCACCTCCCCCCCGGGACCGTCGGAGACCAATGTCGGCAGAATATGATACCAGCTGCAGCTGTTGGTTAATGTCGGTATCACTGATATTTTTGGTTCTGACTTCAGACCGATGCGTCTCTGATCTCAGCGGAATCATCAGACGCGCCTAGTAGTCTCAGCAGTCTGATATCAGGGTTCAGCAGCCGGGTAATTGTGGCATCCGGCATCTGGCATCTGGCATCTTGCATTCTCTTTTGCCGGCTACAGGCGAAAGCCTCTTCCAGAAATTTCGTACGCAAGTCATCATCCGGAATAATAAACACGTGGTTATAAACCCAGGCGAGAGTTTATTCACCTGCAAGGGGGCGACTTTTTACTCCGAGACCTCATCACCCGTTCCCCCCCGTCGTGTTGATTGACCAGTCCGCCGGCTCAATAAAAATGATTTTTAAGTATACATAATTAAATCCATTCTCGTGATCCAATTCCTCATGTCTCTTGAATCATCGGTGGGGTCTTCTGTTCAATTGAATTCAATTGTCCGCAAAAAAGATACAGAAAACATAAATAAATTGGGAACGAATTTATAGTGCTACAACTAATACAATTTTTATGATGGATACGCGTTGCATGCTGACTGCTCTATACTACTGCGATTATAACTCTTGAGCATCAAATCATCATTAGCTCCTTCACTTTTGTTTGTTCCTCCTTTGAAAAGATAAAAATTCGCTACCGCACGTTATCAAAATGGCTGTCTATTCCAGTTATAGCAATCACCGTCAGCGCGAGAGTGTCCGAAGTGCATATTATTATCAATTAATAAAATCATTTATTTATTGCCTCGGGTTGTAGAGTATTTAGACTGCCAGACCGTGAGGGACatgataataataatagcgatgaaagaaaaggaggaaagaaggagaaccCATGGCGAGCAAACGTCAGCTACCCAACAGCATACAAAGTGCAAGCACCGTAGAGCATGCAGCATATATCAGCTCACTCAAGGCTCAGAGGAGTCCACAAGAGCGAaagcgaaggaagaggaacaaagaagaaaagcaaaCCTGACTGAATGGCCTGGGTCGGTCATGATTCTTGGAGCGGCGGGTCAGAACGCAAGATCTAGTTCCTGCCCTTTTCCTGACTGAATGGCCTGGGTCGGTTATGATTCTTGGAGCGGCGGGTCAGAACGCAAGATCTAGTTCCTGCCCTCTTGTGCCGTACAGTATCTATCGCTTTTTCATGTACCATAATAATGCGCAATATGCTTGTCTACATACCTGTCCTCCACCCCATGCTCAGTACTCACTATTTAGTAACTACTTTATTGCCGGGGTACGTACGCGTATAATTTACCGCTTCGCTACTGCCCGCCAAGCACTGTGCCTGGTTACCCCGATTATAGCTCCGAACCCTCTGATGGTCTTCGGACTCCCCAGATTACCCCGGAGCACCTATACTGGGGAACCATCTGGGGAAATCCGGGGCAATAAACGTTTGGCTAATCACAATagatggaggaaagatcAGACAGGGAACAGCAAAACTGTAATGACGAGTAAAAGGGCTTGTTTCAGGAGTATAAGAGTATaagagaaatggaaagaaCGTCTTCCAAAGCCCTCGCCTCTTCTCATCGCTCTTCTACACTCTTCGAATTTCGAACTTTGCCCAGTTCACTGGTATTTAATATCTGTTATCTATACTTCCAACCAAGCCCCACAGCCGGTCGACACTGCCATGTCCACCAACGATCATTTGACGGCAACAGACATTATTAAGAGAGATGACGAGTGGCACGAGAACGACGCTAGTATCGACAACGAGAAGGCAGCTACAATCGAGCTTGCCGCACAGTATGTGCCAGGGTCggaggcagagaagaaacttttgaggaagattgaCAAGAGGATTATCCCTACGATTTGGGGTCTATATACCCTCTCTTACCTTGATAGGGCCAATGTAGGGTAAGTGATGGCAAATTACAGTCAAAAGGCGAGTGTCCGCTAATCAACTCCAATAGAAATGCCAAAACTGGTGGGCTGGAAGAGGACTTCAATTTAACCTCCCAGCAGTACTCTATTGTCCTCCTCGTAGGTCTTTATATTCTGCCACCAGATTAAGAAGACAGTAAACTGACCGCCATGGCAGGTCTTCTTTATCTCCTACGTGTTATTTGAGATTCCCTCAAACCTTTTCATCGCACGAGTTCGTCCATCACTCTATCTCAGTGGTCTTTGTATCCTTTGGGGTGGTATTGCCGCTTGCATGGCTGCCACAACGAACTACAGCCAGCTTGCCGGAGTTCGTTTCGCCCTTGGTGTAGTTGAGGCTGGTTTTGCCCCTGGTGTGGCCTTCTACTTGTCTTCGTAAGTGAAGGTTATGAGAATTTCCTAGTAGCCAATCGGCTGACGATTCAATAGCTGGTACAAACGCTACGAGCTTGCCAGTCGATACTCCCTCTATTATACCGCTACAGCTGTATCTGGTGCTTTTTCTGGTCTTTTAGCCGGTGTCATTGTGAGTACATATGTACCAACAACTGTTACTTTGCTTATTCTGTATATCAGACGGAGAATCTCGACGGAGCTCGAGGGCTGAGAGGTTGGCAGTGGCTCTTCGTTAGTGGAATTATATGGCAACAAAAGTATGTGCTAAACAATCATCATAGATTATTGAAGGTTGCGGTTCTTCATTCCTTGGTTTCTTCACTTGGTTCATCATGCCTGACTGGccttccaccaccaaaTTCCTGTCACCAGACGAGCGTCTGCTAGCAGCACAGCGACTTGCTCACGATGGCCTGGGCAACACTGCAGGTGCTCAAGGACATGTCGGACATTGGCAAGCTTTGAAAATGGCTGTCGTGGACTGGAGGACCTGGATGTTTACAGCCCTGTATATGCTTTGCACAGGTGCACAGACAATTCAGTACTTCGTTCCTACACTCATTGGTTCCCGTAAGTAGAGCCGTAATTCTTAATGGTGTCATTCAGATTAATAACTCTCATAACAGTTGGCTGGACCGGATATCTTGGCCAATACCGAACCATTCCTCTCTATGCGTGTGCCTTGTAGGTTTTTCTTTCGCTTCGAATAAAAGGGCCAGCAGACTGACCAAAGGACCTGTTGCTAGCCTTTTCATCCTTAGCTTCTGCTGGGGAGCCGATTATTTCAGGGCAAAACCCCTATTTATTACTATTGCGGCTTCAATGGGTactgtcttcttcatcgttgTGACTTGTGTCACCACGCACATGGTGCAATATGTTTTCCTTATTTTAGCGTTTGGCTGTGTGTACGCTCTCCCACCTCTCGTGAGTTCAAACTAGTTCAAACTTCGCAATATAGGCCAGCGCTAACTGAGCGAAGATTTTAACATGGGTACCAAACATCTTATCACATCCCGCCGAAAAGCGTGGTGTCGCCATCGCCCTCGTCAATGCGCTGGGTAATAGCGCTTCGATCTATGGAGTCTTCCTGTGGCCTGCTAGCGACAAGCCCCGATACATCCCTGGTTTCTCTGCTACTACCGTCTTCATGGCACTCATCGTAGTGCTCGCTCAGATCATGTTCTGGCTTGTGAAGAAATATCCAATCGAAGCACCTGACGCGGAAAAGGTTGTACAAGAAGAGTTGGCAAAGCAAAGGGGCCATGGGAAGGTTGACATTGCTTGATCCTTTTTTCTAATACAAGTTTGTACTCAGTAGGGTATCGTGAGGGATATGGTTAGTCCATTGTGATTTGCATACGTATTTGTTCTGCTAAACTATGAAGTCAAATGTAACGGAAACGATGAATTCTTGGTATCTTTTGCCTACCTAATACGATCAGTCGggctttccttttctgtGTCTTCAGCCTTTAAGCATAATGTGGCTGTCTTATTACTACTTCCTTCGGGCTTTCTCGTCATACAGTGGTGACTCGCTAGTTGCTGGTTCCGGTTGggtcctcttcctccaatGACATACAATGTAATAATGTTTTAAGAGTTATTATTGTTGAGCGAGGAAGTCCTTCTCCATAGTGCTCATGCAGATATGTGTATTATTAATTGTACAGAAGGATCCCCATCCATGATAGAAAGTTCGTCTAATCTTTCGTTTGTTGAATCAGTGTTCTTGGCCATGAATTAGTATATTTATTGGTCCTGTCGGTGTTGGCCGACGCCGGGTACTAATTAACAACTAACGGCAGCGGCGGGCGCAagtatcatcatcggtgAAAACAATTGACAGTCAATTTTTATGTACAACTATcgcagaggaaggaataACAAACAGATGCTATTCGCCCGCTTTCTGGCCACCAAAGCTTTACCAATCGCATAATGTCACCCACTCGCAGGCATTCGCAGATATCCCCTCGTTCTCATccccctctctccccgACTCTGTCGAGAACAACAACTCGTCCCCGCCTTGTGCCTCCTCCCAATCCCCCAGAGCCTCCTCTAACGCTACTCCATCCGTCACAATCATATCCCACCTCTCCTGATGAACTTAGGCGCTCATACGAAGACGTCGACAGCACTGAGACGAAACGGTCATGGATATGGAATATCGGTAGGGGTATGCGCAGAGATGTTGTCAATCGGTTGCCCTGGTACTGGAGTGACTGGGTCGATGCTTGGAATTATAGGGTCATACCCTCTACCTTGGTAAGGATGATATGTGCTAGTTCATGAAATAAATTGATTAGTCTCCACAGTTCATTTTCTTTGCAAATGTATTTAGGTCGGCTTTACTGGGATTTCAGAAGTCTATCTAACATCCTTATTAGGTTCTACCAGGTCTAGCATTTTCACTAGATCTCATTGTAAGATTAAATCACAGCCTGTCGAAGCGGCAAATGATGCTCATTGTAACCCACCATATCCTAAATAGGAAACAACAGGACAGTATGGCGTCCAAGAAGTATTGCTTGCATCTGTAAGGattttcttcatcgccgGAGCTTGTACCTGTTGACACAGGGATTTGGGACCTTGTAGTTTATGGCGGCTTTTATGGCATCCTTCTTTGGGGGTCAACCACTATTGATCTCTGGAGTCACCGGTCCCATCACGGTCTTCAACAAGACCATATATGACATATTTGAAAGGAACAAAACAGATGGGCCCAATTATCTTCACTTCATTGGTTGGGTCTACCTATGGGCTGCCATATTCCATTGGGTTGCTGCCATCCTTAATGGTATGGGCACCGCTGTCTGAAGTCTCATGGAACTGATCGGGAAGGACGTAGCTGTTCAGGGTCTCAAGTACGTCACGAAATTCTCCTGCGAAACATTCGGATTTTATGTATCTGCCGTCTATGTGCAATATGGGATCCAAGTCGTAACACGGCAGTTCAGACAAACCTCGACAACGAGTGCTTTTCTCGGTATTATGTGAGCTACCAATACCTTCCACAGCTGTGCAGCACTAACGAGCAACTTACAGCCTTGCCCTTATAACACTTGTTCTACCTCATTACTTCAACGCTCTCGCTAGGTCCGGCTACGTCAACAAGCAATTTCGGAGGTTCTGCGCAGATTATGGGATGCCAATCACAATAATAGCCATTACAGGTCTAGCGTACTGGGGGAGATTTGATCAGTACGTTTTTTGTCGATTTTGATCTTCTCATATCCATACTCAATGAACGAACATCGCTATAGGTACGTCTTGGAAGATGGTATGACTTTGCCCACGACTGCTTCATCATTCAAGCCTGCTGGCGAGAGAGCCTGGTTAGTACGCTTTTGGCAGTTGGAGGGGAAGTGGGTTGGTGTCGCATTTCCTTTCGGTCTAGTGCTCTTTATTCTGTTCTACTTCGACGCAAATGTATCGGTGAGTGTCGCGATCCTTTTTGTACAATGCTGATATATGACGCATCAGTCATTGATTGCACAAGGTTCAGAATATCCTCTGAAGAAACCTGCAGCATTCCATTGGGACTTTTTCATACTTGGTATCACAACTTTCATTGCAGGATTACTTGGTATTCCTGCTCCTAACGGTGAGTTAAGTTTTGGTTGGGAATTTCTTTTATTGGTTAACGAACTATTGCCTGTAGGTCTTATTCCTCAAGCACCCCTACACACAGCTTCATTAGTCATTATGGGCCACGAGGACGCCTCTAGTGCGTCTTCCGATGTCACTCTTTGtactggagaagatgggaaccAGGCTGTCCAACTTGATCATATGGAAGGTGGCGGGTTGAAAAACAACAATGCCAGAGGATATGATGGTCAGTCGACAAGACGAAGACGCATGAGCAATGGGAATAACGAGCGGAAAATGGataaaagaagagaaattCCTGTGGCCGTGGTCGAGCAACGGGTATCTAATTTGGCTCAAGGATGCCTCTGTAGGTTTCATTACATCCAGGTGTCCCAGGGGTAGGGAAGGAACTGACAATGCGTAGGCCTTATTCTCATGACCAAGCCATTCGAACACGTTTTGGGACTTATCCCAAAAGGCGTCTTAGCTGGCCTATTCGTAAGTGCAGTTTTGCGTACACCCTGCCTCTACTGAACACATACTAGTGGTATATGGGCTCCGacgctctcctctcttccggAGTGACTGCTAAAATGTTGTATCTGGTCCGGGATCGACGCGCAACGTCTCCTTCGGAGCCTTTGCGTGGCGTACGGAAAAGTAGAATAATAATATTCACCGCGATTGAACTGATAGGTTTTGGCGCTACATTTGCTATCACCCAAGTGAGTGACCTAGTGTATCTTGTAGATAGATGAAGATGTTCTCTAACAGTCGCATTACAGACCATTGCTGCGATTGGCTTTCCCGTTATTATCATGCTACTCGTCCCGCTGAGGTGGTTTTTAGTTCCTCGGCTTGGATttactgaagaagagctgggAATCCTGGACGGCGCCGTTGCTAGTGAATTCGTGAGTTATTGGATGGAAAATGATGCTTTAATATCTATTGACGCTATGTCAGACTATGGAATCTGTTGGAGGATCTCGTTGAGGATGTAGCAGATGTTATTTTTAATGGataagatgaagaagaattgcAATCCATAGTAACAATCTAGCAAGGTCGAGTCTGTGTCCTGAGAATATAAAAAGACTTGACTACGACTTATCGCCCTTCGGCTTGCAGATTCTAACGCATTCTTACGCCAAGACCATTTGAGACGACTTTGCCATTAAAGATATCTAATAACAGCCATGCATAGGGGAAGGATGAGTCTGAAATCTAACAAGgacaaagagaaaaaaCCAATAAAAACCTGTGCGTAGAAGCCTCCTAGATCCCAACCTGCATTCATCAGCGGGATGCCAAGTGGATACAAAGACTGCTTACCTCGTTTTGCAACAAAAAGCCTACTCTTCTCTGGCTCTTTGGCGCTGTCCTTCCACCTGTAGTCCTCATTTCTTGACACACAAAGCTATCAGGGGGACCTGCCCAATCTTCCAAAATGTAGTTTCCACCCTCGTGAGCCGATTCATCGTCATGAGGCCCACCAAACAAGTCGAACGCCAACTGAGTGTGAGAAACACCACCATACGTGGTGACGCATCGGGGGTTAATAAGGATCCGGGCGGGAGTGAAAACAGAGTTGGGGATGAGGAATGCAGACGCAGGAAGTTCCTGAGGCGTGAAAGGTTCAGGAGCGTTATTTGAGGCCTCTTCGTTCATAGCGTCAAGATCGGTACCGgaatcctcatcctcgccaGGTGAGGCGATAGGCTCAGGTTCAGGTTCAGCCTCAGGCTGAGCTTCACGTTTCTCGATCTTCTCAGCGCGGGCAGGGATTGCAGCCCTCTTATGACCGCTGTACTTGAAGTGGCCCTTTCGTTTGCTACCATCCTTCAAGCCGCTCTTTGCTGCATCGGTCCACAAGTCTCGGCAGAACCACATCTGTGTGGAGTCCATGCAAGACATTTCGGGGTCCCATTTAGGAGTTTCTTGCCCAATAGAGATATTGTGggcagatgaagaagcgCGATAATGGATGTTACGGTAATAGGATTGCTCGGGATCCACTATGTGGGTACCGGATTCACAGCAGAAGCTCTGGAATGGGAGGTGATGGGAGAATCGCTCGGTACCAGCTTTGTCTCTTGGAGGACCGGCCTCGGGCTTGGAATTAGATTTGGCTGCCCGGAAGAGATTCCCCTCAATGTCTCGAGTTCTCCATCTGCATGGCAATCAGCTAAGTATGGACTTGTTGGGCAGGGAGTGATACTCACCGAtcggagaagatgaagaagccatTATGTTCCGCCCAATCCATACCACAGACCATGGCGGCATTGTTGAGTTGACTGACCCTCAAGCTCTCTAACACATCATTAGGGCAGGTGAAACCTTTCAACCAGATGACTCTGTGGAACTTGAtacttctcttcttccagagcTCATGCAAAGGCTCTAGAGCCAAATTCCTTgcttcggcttcttcaaggGGGTAATATGCGGCAGAGGGATCCACCGTCATGGGAGGTACACGCCTGATGCGGAAGGCAATACCAAGAATAGTCATGACAGCTTCGCAGAGGTCAGAGAGAGTAGGGGTGGAGTCCGTGGAGGCGTGGTCAAGCATTGACACAAATATATTTCGAGTACCAAGTCGACGAGCAAGTTGGACAATAATGGCGAGTTGGTCAACCAGGAAGTGATCGGCAGAGTGAATAACAATCGCAATATAGTACAAATGATCCTTGGCTGCCAGATCTTCATACCGATCTTCCCTTGTATTTTGACCAAATGGTCTGACCAGAGTGGGACAGGCTGAAGCTACCCATCCGTGAAACTGAAGCAGTTCATCAATGACTGACCGCATCACTTGGGTATCAAGGTGTGCTGAGCTTTTTCCGGTGATGAAGGGCTTCTGGTACCTGCTCCAAAAGTCCAACATTCCCTCTTTgacctcttcatcaaacatcGACGTGCGGTCATCTCTGCCCAATCTGGACTGTAAGAATTGGTATTTCGATACGTCCAGGTACTTGTCCGTCGAGTATACACGCTCTAGAACACCATGGGACTGGATTTCTTCAGGCgatttggatgatgaaaaaaGCGCcctgaggatgaaaagaccCAAGATTGCAAGGGCTGCACGAATGGCAAGCCGCTGCGTCTGAGGGGCGACGGTTAACGGGAAAGACTGAGGGGGCATATCGGTGAGGA
The nucleotide sequence above comes from Cryptococcus neoformans var. grubii H99 chromosome 1, complete sequence. Encoded proteins:
- a CDS encoding capsular associated protein; protein product: MPPQSFPLTVAPQTQRLAIRAALAILGLFILRALFSSSKSPEEIQSHGVLERVYSTDKYLDVSKYQFLQSRLGRDDRTSMFDEEVKEGMLDFWSRYQKPFITGKSSAHLDTQVMRSVIDELLQFHGWVASACPTLVRPFGQNTREDRYEDLAAKDHLYYIAIVIHSADHFLVDQLAIIVQLARRLGTRNIFVSMLDHASTDSTPTLSDLCEAVMTILGIAFRIRRVPPMTVDPSAAYYPLEEAEARNLALEPLHELWKKRSIKFHRVIWLKGFTCPNDVLESLRVSQLNNAAMVCGMDWAEHNGFFIFSDRWRTRDIEGNLFRAAKSNSKPEAGPPRDKAGTERFSHHLPFQSFCCESGTHIVDPEQSYYRNIHYRASSSAHNISIGQETPKWDPEMSCMDSTQMWFCRDLWTDAAKSGLKDGSKRKGHFKYSGHKRAAIPARAEKIEKREAQPEAEPEPEPIASPGEDEDSGTDLDAMNEEASNNAPEPFTPQELPASAFLIPNSVFTPARILINPRCVTTYGGVSHTQLAFDLFGGPHDDESAHEGGNYILEDWAGPPDSFVCQEMRTTGGRTAPKSQRRVGFLLQNEVGI
- a CDS encoding nicotinamide mononucleotide permease encodes the protein MSTNDHLTATDIIKRDDEWHENDASIDNEKAATIELAAQYVPGSEAEKKLLRKIDKRIIPTIWGLYTLSYLDRANVGNAKTGGLEEDFNLTSQQYSIVLLVFFISYVLFEIPSNLFIARVRPSLYLSGLCILWGGIAACMAATTNYSQLAGVRFALGVVEAGFAPGVAFYLSSWYKRYELASRYSLYYTATAVSGAFSGLLAGVITENLDGARGLRGWQWLFIIEGCGSSFLGFFTWFIMPDWPSTTKFLSPDERLLAAQRLAHDGLGNTAGAQGHVGHWQALKMAVVDWRTWMFTALYMLCTGAQTIQYFVPTLIGSLGWTGYLGQYRTIPLYACAFLFILSFCWGADYFRAKPLFITIAASMGTVFFIVVTCVTTHMVQYVFLILAFGCVYALPPLILTWVPNILSHPAEKRGVAIALVNALGNSASIYGVFLWPASDKPRYIPGFSATTVFMALIVVLAQIMFWLVKKYPIEAPDAEKVVQEELAKQRGHGKVDIA
- a CDS encoding amino acid transporter — its product is MSIERADYSLPYEKSSAEKDSGPHVYEGEAIVYPNDGSENVVPREEETHRALSPRQLSMIALGGAIGTGLVIGSGTSLARSGPASLFISYVIMGTVCCGVMMALGEMSTKYPSKKGFAGHATRCVDPAFGFCTALVYLCKYLIISPNQIVAGSLVIRYWNDSINGAAWVTILITFVIAINCLGVRWFGEIEFWLSFIKIITLTGLILLALIIDLGGVPGQERLGFRYWEHGRAFKAYKTAGDLGKFLGFVNALVLALFAYIGTELIGVTVGEAKNPRKTVPSAIRKTFLRIIFFYVFSSLLVGMIVDSSSPLLAQAAKKGTSGGASASPFVVAIESAGIKVLPAIINACILIFTISAANSDQYIASRTLYGMAKDGNMPRIFTKCNSRGVPWVAFIFTAMFMGLAYLVASSDALSVFNYFVNSVTIFGGLTWISILSSHVAFMRGMKAQGISRDTLPYKSPLQPYFTYCSLFFTCLVCFFKGFDGFMPWDYKAFITNYIGIPIYVIAYIGFKLIRKTKAVKMWEMDLTTGAREFHDLDEETEEEQQYKSMSFKQKVIYQIKNW
- a CDS encoding anion transporter, with amino-acid sequence MSPTRRHSQISPRSHPPLSPTLSRTTTRPRLVPPPNPPEPPLTLLHPSQSYPTSPDELRRSYEDVDSTETKRSWIWNIGRGMRRDVVNRLPWYWSDWVDAWNYRVIPSTLFIFFANVLPGLAFSLDLIETTGQYGVQEVLLASFMAAFMASFFGGQPLLISGVTGPITVFNKTIYDIFERNKTDGPNYLHFIGWVYLWAAIFHWVAAILNAVQGLKYVTKFSCETFGFYVSAVYVQYGIQVVTRQFRQTSTTSAFLGIILALITLVLPHYFNALARSGYVNKQFRRFCADYGMPITIIAITGLAYWGRFDQYVLEDGMTLPTTASSFKPAGERAWLVRFWQLEGKWVGVAFPFGLVLFILFYFDANVSSLIAQGSEYPLKKPAAFHWDFFILGITTFIAGLLGIPAPNGLIPQAPLHTASLVIMGHEDASSASSDVTLCTGEDGNQAVQLDHMEGGGLKNNNARGYDGQSTRRRRMSNGNNERKMDKRREIPVAVVEQRVSNLAQGCLCLILMTKPFEHVLGLIPKGVLAGLFWYMGSDALLSSGVTAKMLYLVRDRRATSPSEPLRGVRKSRIIIFTAIELIGFGATFAITQTIAAIGFPVIIMLLVPLRWFLVPRLGFTEEELGILDGAVASEFTMESVGGSR